A DNA window from Hevea brasiliensis isolate MT/VB/25A 57/8 chromosome 2, ASM3005281v1, whole genome shotgun sequence contains the following coding sequences:
- the LOC110641454 gene encoding transcription factor MYB87-like isoform X2 codes for MGRAPCCDKANVKKGPWSPEEDAKLKAYIEKHGTGGNWIALPQKIGLKRCGKSCRLRWLNYLRPNIKHGGFSEEEDNIICSLYISIGSRWSIIAAQLPGRTDNDIKNYWNTKLKKKLLGKQRKEQLGRRGSGLKQGRKRVNANPMFSVDHNNNQNPHWPELPLLDPIPYSIQEPRFNDHASIRKLLVKLGGRFSDDDQLIRNTATNSHQIPYDISYTPQLHDQPINVSSSASVDALNDTALQFPQALYNIDGGGLQMMQGQSNLPVEIEEMGYNNNPQRLDGLEFLLGEDMLNYIIGTTSGESIVGSSGEMSSLVYPPMASNCEEIQQRLLQECALEKLRYPAAL; via the exons ATGGGGAGGGCTCCTTGCTGCGATAAAGCCAACGTCAAGAAAGGCCCATGGTCACCTGAGGAAGATGCAAAGCTTAAGGCATACATAGAGAAACATGGCACTGGTGGTAACTGGATTGCTTTGCCTCAGAAAATTG GCCTTAAAAGATGTGGCAAAAGCTGCCGTCTTAGATGGTTGAACTATCTTCGCCCAAATATTAAGCATGGAGGCTTCTCCGAGGAAGAAGATAACATAATTTGCAGCCTCTATATTAGTATTGGGAGCAG GTGGTCTATAATTGCAGCACAATTGCCAGGAAGAACCGACAATGACATAAAGAACTACTGGAACACGAAACTGAAGAAGAAGCTTCTTGGTAAGCAACGGAAGGAGCAACTTGGTCGGAGGGGTAGTGGCCTCAAGCAAGGGAGGAAGAGAGTAAATGCTAATCCTATGTTTTCAGTAGATCACAACAATAATCAAAACCCTCATTGGCCAGAGCTACCTTTACTAGATCCCATACCATACTCCATCCAAGAACCACGCTTTAATGACCATGCTTCTATAAGGAAACTGCTTGTCAAGCTTGGAGGAAGATTTTCTGATGATGATCAACTGATCCGCAATACTGCAACAAATTCTCATCAAATCCCATACGACATATCATACACACCGCAACTTCATGATCAGCCCATCAATGTCTCTTCTTCTGCTTCCGTGGATGCCTTAAATGACACTGCTCTTCAATTTCCACAAGCACTATACAATATTGATGGAGGTGGGCTACAAATGATGCAAGGACAAAGCAATTTGCCTGTGGAGATTGAGGAAATGGGATACAACAATAATCCACAAAGATTGGATGGACTGGAGTTTCTACTCGGCGAAGATATGCTGAATTATATAATTGGGACTACTTCTGGAGAAAGCATAGTTGGCTCCTCGGGTGAGATGAGCTCTCTGGTGTATCCTCCTATGGCTTCAAACTGTGAAGAGATACAGCAAAGGTTGCTACAAGAATGTGCTCTTGAGAAGCTGAGGTACCCTGCAGCTCTATAA
- the LOC110641454 gene encoding transcription factor MYB87-like isoform X1, with amino-acid sequence MGRAPCCDKANVKKGPWSPEEDAKLKAYIEKHGTGGNWIALPQKIAGLKRCGKSCRLRWLNYLRPNIKHGGFSEEEDNIICSLYISIGSRWSIIAAQLPGRTDNDIKNYWNTKLKKKLLGKQRKEQLGRRGSGLKQGRKRVNANPMFSVDHNNNQNPHWPELPLLDPIPYSIQEPRFNDHASIRKLLVKLGGRFSDDDQLIRNTATNSHQIPYDISYTPQLHDQPINVSSSASVDALNDTALQFPQALYNIDGGGLQMMQGQSNLPVEIEEMGYNNNPQRLDGLEFLLGEDMLNYIIGTTSGESIVGSSGEMSSLVYPPMASNCEEIQQRLLQECALEKLRYPAAL; translated from the exons ATGGGGAGGGCTCCTTGCTGCGATAAAGCCAACGTCAAGAAAGGCCCATGGTCACCTGAGGAAGATGCAAAGCTTAAGGCATACATAGAGAAACATGGCACTGGTGGTAACTGGATTGCTTTGCCTCAGAAAATTG CAGGCCTTAAAAGATGTGGCAAAAGCTGCCGTCTTAGATGGTTGAACTATCTTCGCCCAAATATTAAGCATGGAGGCTTCTCCGAGGAAGAAGATAACATAATTTGCAGCCTCTATATTAGTATTGGGAGCAG GTGGTCTATAATTGCAGCACAATTGCCAGGAAGAACCGACAATGACATAAAGAACTACTGGAACACGAAACTGAAGAAGAAGCTTCTTGGTAAGCAACGGAAGGAGCAACTTGGTCGGAGGGGTAGTGGCCTCAAGCAAGGGAGGAAGAGAGTAAATGCTAATCCTATGTTTTCAGTAGATCACAACAATAATCAAAACCCTCATTGGCCAGAGCTACCTTTACTAGATCCCATACCATACTCCATCCAAGAACCACGCTTTAATGACCATGCTTCTATAAGGAAACTGCTTGTCAAGCTTGGAGGAAGATTTTCTGATGATGATCAACTGATCCGCAATACTGCAACAAATTCTCATCAAATCCCATACGACATATCATACACACCGCAACTTCATGATCAGCCCATCAATGTCTCTTCTTCTGCTTCCGTGGATGCCTTAAATGACACTGCTCTTCAATTTCCACAAGCACTATACAATATTGATGGAGGTGGGCTACAAATGATGCAAGGACAAAGCAATTTGCCTGTGGAGATTGAGGAAATGGGATACAACAATAATCCACAAAGATTGGATGGACTGGAGTTTCTACTCGGCGAAGATATGCTGAATTATATAATTGGGACTACTTCTGGAGAAAGCATAGTTGGCTCCTCGGGTGAGATGAGCTCTCTGGTGTATCCTCCTATGGCTTCAAACTGTGAAGAGATACAGCAAAGGTTGCTACAAGAATGTGCTCTTGAGAAGCTGAGGTACCCTGCAGCTCTATAA